A window of Puntigrus tetrazona isolate hp1 chromosome 11, ASM1883169v1, whole genome shotgun sequence contains these coding sequences:
- the LOC122354179 gene encoding syntaxin-10 — MSMEDPFFVVKGEVQKALSKAQGLFERWEELLQEGTPVSRDELDWSTNELRNCLRAIDWDLEDLHETISIVEANPGKFRLGEHELQERQEFVERTRKSVQLMKEQLSSPSAVAQAEKKNKQALLGATAKDRYAGLEPHLVSANSRYIQEQQEQQQLIMQDQDEQLELVTGSIRVLKDMSSRIGDELDEQSVMLGEFNEEMDQTSSRMDSVLKKMEKVSHMTSSRRQWCAIGVLVIILIVVLILLFAL, encoded by the exons ATGTCGATGGAGGATCCTTTTTTCGTGGTTAAAGG GGAGGTGCAGAAGGCCCTGTCCAAAGCACAGGGGCTGTTTGAGCGCTGGGAGGAACTGCTTCAGGAAGGGACCCCCGTCAGCCGCGATGAGCTCGACTGGAGCACCAATGAACTCCGAAACTGCCTGAGGGCCATCGACTGGGACCTAGAGGACCTGCATGAAACCATCA GTATTGTGGAGGCAAACCCAGGAAAGTTCCGTTTAGGAGAGCATGAACTCCAGGAAAGGCAGGAATTTGTGGAACGGACTCGTAAATCTGTGCAG CTGATGAAGGAGCAGCTCTCTAGTCCCTCAGCTGTGGCTCaggcagaaaagaaaaacaaacag GCTCTACTGGGGGCTACGGCAAAGGATCGGTACGCCGGTCTGGAGCCTCATCTGGTATCTGCAAACTCCAGATACATTCAGGAGCAACAGGAACAGCAGCAG CTGATCATGCAGGACCAGGATGAGCAGTTGGAGCTAGTCACGGGCAGCATCCGTGTCCTGAAGGACATGTCCAGCAGGATAGGAGATGAGCTGGATGAGCAGTCGGT TATGCTCGGTGAATTTAATGAGGAAATGGACCAGACCAGTTCCAGAATGGACTCAGTAttaaagaaaatggaaaaagtttCACACATGACCAGCA GTCGGAGACAGTGGTGCGCTATTGGAGTTCTTGTGATCATACTGATCGTGGTGCTCATTCTTCTATTCGCTCTTTAA